Below is a window of Bradyrhizobium sp. SZCCHNS1050 DNA.
CATGATGGCGCTGATCAACACCCGCAATGTCCACCGCTCCAACATGCTAATGGGTTTTCCCTACGGGCAGGACTTCGTCTATGACGAGATGGTGCTGACCGGCCCGGGCGAGAAGGGCGAGGCCAACGCCAAGAAGGTGATGGCGGCGAATGCCGAGAAAACCGGCCCCAACGCGCCGAAGCCGGGCGAGGGTCCCTCGAAGGAGGAGCGCGAGAACGGCTACTACAATCTTCTCTTCGTCGCGATAGCCCCCGACGGCCGCCAGGTCCGCGCATCCGTGAAGGGCAACCGCGATCCCGGCTACGGTTCGACCTCGAAGATGATCAGTGAATGCGCCGTCGGCCTGTTGCGCGACGGCGCCGGCGTGAAGGGCGGGTTCTGGACCCCGGGCGCGGCGCTCCGCGACAGCCTGATCCAGCGGCTGGTGGACCACGCCGGCCTGACGTTCACGGTGGAGGGCTAAGAGCGGTGGAATCCATCCGCCGCGGCCCAGAGAGCAACCATGACGTCGGCTAAATTCGACATCGTCGTTTATGGTGCAACCGGTTTCACCGGCCAACTCGTGGCCGAGTATCTCGCCGCGCGCGGTAGCGGCGAAGCCAAGCTGACCTGGGCCATGGCTGGGCGCAGCCGCGACAAGCTCGCCAAGGTGCGCGATGCGGTCGGAGCGCCGCCTGATCTGCCGCTGATCGTGGCCGATTCCAGCGACCCCGGCTCCATTCGCACGATGGTCGATCAGGCTAGACTGGTGTTGACTACGGTCGGACCCTATCAGCTCTACGGGGCCGATGTGCTCGCCGCCTGCGTCGCTGCGGGGACCGATTATGTCGATCTCTGTGGCGAGCCGCTGTGGATGCGCCAGATGATCGAGAAGCATCGAGATGAGGCGGAGCACAGCGGTGCAAGAATCCTGTTCTCGTGTGGCTTCGACTCGGTGCCGTTCGAGCTCGGCGTGCTGTTCGTGCAGCAGCAGGCAAAACAGGTGCTAGGTGCGCCACAGCCGCGCGTGAAGGGGCGCATTCGCGGCATGAGCGGCTCGCTGTCGGGCGGCACTTCGGCGAGCGCCAAGGCAACAGCGGCGGCATTGACCGCCGATTTGAGCCTTGTGGCGATCATGAAGGACCCGTTCGCGCTGACGCCGGGATTCACCGGCCCGAAGCAGCCACCGGCCAACCGACCGATCTATGAGGAGGATCTCCAGTCTTGGGCCGCGCCGTTTGCAATGGCGCTGGTCAACACACGCAACGTCCATCGTGCCAACGTGCTGATGGGTTTTCCGTACGGGCAGGACTTTGTCTACGACGAAATGGTGCTGACGGGCGATGGAGAGGAAGGCCAAGCCAACGCCAAGTTGGTCATGGCGGCAAATGCCGAGAAGACCGGCCCGAATGCGCCCAAGGTCGGGGAGGGGCCCTCGAAGGAGATGCGGGACAACGGATACTTCGACCTGTCGTACGTCGCAGTGTCTCCCGACGGACGGCGCGTTTGCGCGTCGGTGAAAGGGAAGGGCGATCCCGGCTACGGTCTGACGGCGAGGATGATCAGCGAATGCGCCATCGGCCTGCAGCGCGATGGTGCCGTTGTGAAGGGCGGTTTCTGGACGCCCGGCGCCGCGCTCGGCGACAGCTTGATCAAGCGGCTGGTCGACCACGCCGGCCTGACGTTCACGGTGGAGGATTAGTAGGCTGCGATGTGCGGGCCGATCCCTGCGGATCGGTTCGCCTCGGCCTGATGGGCGCGCGTGGCGGCGATCATGCCCCACATCGTGCCGAGCATCAGGAAGAAATGCCGCCAGTGGTCGGTGTCGATGATGAAGCTTTCGCCGACGGTGCCGAGGAACGCCGAGAATACCGCGATGTAGGTGCGCTGCCAGGGCACGCGCACGAACAGATAGCGGAAGCCGAGAATGACAGTGGTGAACACCAGCGCGGGATAGCAGATGCCGGACAGCCAGCCACCCGACATGAAGGCGTTCAGATAGGAGTTGTGGGTGTCCTCGGGGAAGTAGTTGTGGAACTGCAGCGGCCCGATCCCGAACGGCAGGTCGAGCGCCATGTCGGCGCCGAGAATGTGGCGTCCGAAGCGTCCGAACCGGCCCTCGTCATAGCTCTGGTCGAAGCTTGCCCGCTGCTTGAACATGTCGGCGATGGAATCGATCGAGAGCAGAACGCCGATCAGGACGATGCCGGCCACGGCGGCCGCCAACGTCATGAAGATGATGCGGGAGCGCTCGCCCCGCGTCTGGCTGGTGAGCACCATCATTGCCAGCATGAAGGCGGCGGTGAGGACGAGGCCGCCCCAGGCCGCGCGCGAGAAGGCGAGCAGGATGGCGAGCGCCATCACGCCGAGCGCAAAGCTGGCGCGCAATGTCGCGGCGAAGCGGGCGGTCACGACGTTCTGCAGCGCGAGCAGCGCCGGCAGGATCAAGAACGCGCCGAGCACGTTGGGGTCCTTGAACGTGCCGCGCGCGCGGCCATACAAGGTGAGGAGATCGTAGCCACCGGGCACCAGATGGAAGTAGCCGGCGACACCCGCGAGGGCCGCGATCGCGCCGCCCATCACGAGGCCGCGCCGGAGCATGTCGAGCCGCGCTTCGGTGTCGTCCGACGTGAGCATGGCAATGAAGATCGCCGTGAACGCCATGTACCAGGAGGTGGCGATCCAGGTCGCGATCTTGGAATCGTCGAGCAGCGGTATCGCGCTGATCGTGTAGCCGAGATTGACCAGGACCAGCAACAGGAGGAGCGGCAGGAAGACGAGGCGCAGCCTGATGCCGGTCGCGAAGAACACCGCGGCGGAGGCGAGCGTGACGAGCTCATAGGGGCTCGGTTCGATGAACACGATGGCGCCGGAGACCCCGACCAGCCAGACCAGCGTGCGCTGCAGGGCGACGACGCCCGGAGGGGCCATCGGCCTGGATGCGAACTCTTCGGCTGCTGCCGTCACGGCCATCGCGAACTCACACTCATACGCAGCGCACGGCGGGATCGGCCAGACACACGCGCGAAGCGGACGTGGGCCCGCTCCGGATCCCCGCGATCAATAGGCGTTCTCGCTCTTGGTCATCAGCGCCAGCGGCGTCTTGAGCAGGATGTAGAGGTCGAACAGCACGGACCAGTTCTCGATGTAGTAGAGGTCGAACTCGACTCGCTTCTGGATCTTCTCCTGGTTGTCGATCTCGCCGCGCCAGCCGTTGATCTGGGCCCATCCAGTGATCCCCGGCTTGACGCGGTGGCGCGCGAAGTAGCCGTCGACGGCCTCGTCGAACATCCGGTTCTGCAATTTGCCCTGCACGGCGTGCGGCCGCGGACCGACCAGCGAGAGGTTGCCCTTGAACACCACGTTGAACAGTTGCGGCAGCTCATCGAGGCTGGTCTTGCGGATGAAGCGGCCGACGCGGGTCACACGTGGATCGTTCTTGGTGACGACCTTGGACGCCGTGGGATCAGCCTGATGGTGATAGAGCGACCGGAACTTGAAGACGTCGATGCGCTCGTTGTTGAAGCCGAACCGCTTCTGCCGGAACAGCACCGGTCCCGGGCTGTCGAGCTTGATCGCAAGCGCAACCAGCGCCATCACCGGCAGTGCGAGCAGCAGGATGAGGCCGCCGACCAGTCGATCGAACAGCATTTTCATCACCAGATCCCAGTCGGTGATCGGCGCCTCGAACACGTCGAGCGTCGGGACCGCACCGAGATAGGAATAGGAACGCGGACGGAAACGCAGCTTGTTGGTATGGGCCGAAAGGCGGATGTCGACCGGCAGCACCCACAGCTTCTTCAGCATGTCCAGGATGCGGGTCTCCGCCGAGATCGGCAGCGCGAACAGCACCAGGTCGACGCGGGTGCGGCGGGCAAACTCGACGATATCGTCGACCTTGCCGAGCTTCGGCGCACCGGCGCAGGCCTCGAGCGATCGCGAGTCGTTGCGGTCGTCGAACACGCCGAGGATCTCGATCTCGGAGTCGTCCTGCGCCTTCAGCGCACGCACCAGGTCCTCGCCGCTCTGGTCGGCTCCGACGATGATGGTCCGTCGATCGAGACGTCCTTGCCTGGCCCAGCTGCGGATCAGGTTGCGCAGCACGACGCGGCTCGCGATCAGCGCGCCGAGCCCCACGAAGAAGAACGCGGCGAGCCAGAGACGGGAGACTTCGCTGCCGATCTTGGCGAAGAAGGACAGTCCTATGAACAGCAGGAACACGAAGCAGTAGGACGAGATCATCCGGGTCATCTGCCGCACCTGGGCGCGGAAGACCTGGATCTGGTAGATGTCGGCGGCCTGGAAGCACACCACGGCGCTCACGGCGAGGCCGACGATGGCAACGAGATACTCCCAATGGAAGCCGCTGAGCGGAACCACGTAGCCGAAATAGACGACGCTGCCGACGACGCTCAGCAGCACGAAATCGGTGATGCGGACGATGCCGGCGAGGACGATCGGAGAGTAGGCGCGGTGAACCTTCTGATTGGCGACCGCCAGGGCCGCCGGCGACAGGCGGCGACGCCGTTCAACGGCCGGCTTGTCTGCCGCGGCCGTCGATGCGGCCGTGGCCGCAGCAGCATCCAACATCGAGCGAGCGTTGATCGGTTCCACAGTCGTACAAGCCCGGATTATGTTTGTTAGTATTTGTGGTCATGTAAGCGCTGATAGCGCCGGGGGAAATTCCCCACCGGCGGGATTAAGGGCCAAATCGGAAGAAACGGTTAGCGATGGTAAATGACGTCAGGTCTTGGTAAACGCCTCGCGGTAGCTGTCGAGCACGCCTTCGACCATCGCCTTCTGCGAGAAATGCTGGAAGATCCGCTCGCGCAGCGCCTTGGCGCGCAGCTGCGCGGTAGCCGGATCGTCCAGTGCGGCTGCGATGGCGTCGGCCAGCGCGGTCGCGTTGCCTGGCATGAACATCGCGTCGTCGTGCGCCCCGAAGATCTCGGGGATGCCGCCGACCCTCGCCGCGATCATCGGAACCCCAGCGGCTCCCGCCTCGATCACGACATAGGGCATTGAATCGCCACGCGATGGAACGACGAGCAGTCGTCCTTTGGAAAATCCGTCGCGGGCCTTCACATGGCCGATGAAACGCACTGCGGCCGCAAGACCGAGGCGTTCGACCTGAGCTTTGAGCTTCGACATCTCCTCGCCGTCGCCGCCCAAGGTCAGCGTCAGCGGCCGGCCACGGGAGCGCAACTGCGCGACAGCGTCGATCAGCAGATCCGTGCCCTTGATGTGCCTGAACTCTCCGACATAAGCCAGGTCGGTCTGGTCCTGAGCCGGCGTGACCGGGTCGAATTCGCCTGCAGTGACGCCGTTGAAGACGCAATTCACCAATCCGTTGGGATGGCCGATCATGCGCTCATAGGTATCGCGGGCGAAGGCGCTCTCGAACAGGAAGAGATCCGTCCGGTTCATCAGCGCACGTTCAAGCCGGCCATACAGCGCGCCTTTGAGCGTGTCGAGCGGGTAGTGCAGCGAGCCGCCGTGAGGCGTGTAGATGCGGATCGTTCCTGGCCGATGCGGCAGCAGGCGTACGAACGCGCCGGCTTTGGCGCCGTGGCCGTGCAGCACGTCGGGGGCGAGCGCGCGGGAGAGGCGATGGAATCGGCTGAGTGCCAGAATGTCGCTCGGCCAAGGCTCCCGATGAATGGGAACGCGGTGCACGCCGAGTGTCAGGCGAGGCGCGATCTGGGCCAGCGCGGCATCGGCGCGTTCGCCGCCGGTCAGGCTGTCCGCAATGATGCCCACGTCATGCCCGCGATCGACCTGGCCGTTGGCAAGGTCGAGGATGTGCCGAAAGATGCCGCCGACGGGAGCTCTGACCGCGTGAAGGATTTTGAGAGGTTTGTTCTGCGACGGTGCCATGTCGAACTCGCCCGCGCCTTCGGCCTGCGCGTGGTTTAGCCAGGCGTCGCTGCGCGAGCTGATCTGACGACTGGCGGATAGAGGAAGCACGGGCGCCTCTCGTCGCTGAATATTGGTAGCTCCAACCTCGATAGAGGCTTGATGGTTAACAAAGTCTCACTTGTCGTCACTGCCGGGCAGGTTCGCTCCAGCATTGTGACGATCTGGCGCAAGCCTACGTGTTGCAAGCAGCATTTGGCGAAGGATGACGATTGTTCGATAGGGCGAGGTTGCAGGCGCTCCGGTTAACCCGTCAGCAACCTTAATGGAGTGTAATTGTACCACGTATGGTAGCGGCGTGGCGTAGGTCTCGCGGGAGTGGATGATGCGGTTGGCGTTCTGGCGTGCCGGCGAGAAGACACAGGTTGACGGAGCCTCCGTCCGACCCGTGACAGGCTCGCCATCGTCGGCGGAGCCGGGCCCGGCCGGCGATCTCGATCTCCGGCTGGTCGGCCGCGCCTTGGCACGAAAGCGTGGCTTCATTCTTTTGCCGACGCTGCTCGCTCTCGTTCTGTCGATCACCGCGGTCAACATGATCACGCCGCGCTACAAGTCCGAAGCGCGGATCCTGATCGACGGACGCGAGAACGTGTTCGTGCGGCCGAACGGGGAGCGTACCGAAGAGCGGACGGCACTCGATGCCGAGGCGGTCACGAGCCAGGTGCAACTGGTCCTGTCGCGAGATCTGGCGCGCGACATTATCGCGAAGAACAGGTTGGGCGAGCTGCCGGAGTTTGATCCCGTCCTGCGCGGCGTGTCGCCGCTGAAGTCGGTCTTGGCGATGGTCGGGCTCGTGAAGGATCCGCTTGCCATGACGCCGGACGAACGCGTCATGGATGCCTATTACGAACGCCTGACCGTCTACGCCGTCGACAAATCGCGCGTCCTCGTCGTCGAGTTCCAGTCGCAGGATCCGGCGCTTGCGGCGAAGGTCGCGAATTCGATCGCGGACGGCTATCTCGTTGTTCAGCAGAACGCTCGGCAGGCGCAGGCGAAGTCCGCCAGCCAGTGGCTGGCCGGGGAGATCCAGGGCCTGCGCAAGAAGGTCGAGGAGGCGGAATCGCGGGTCGAGGAGTTCCGCGCCAAGTCGAATTCGTTCATGGGGACCAACAACACCTCGCTGTCCAACCAGCAGATGGGCGAGGTCAATACCCAGCTCAACAATGCGCGCGCCTTGAAATCGGATGCCGAGACCAAGGCGCGGCTGATCCGCGAGATGCTGCAGAGCGGCCAGCCGATCGAGGCGTCCGAGGTGCTCAATTCGGAGCTGATGCGGCGCTTGTCGGAGCAGCGCGTGAGCCTGCGCGCGCAACTCGCGGAACAGTCGTCGACGCTGCTCGACAATCACCCGCGCATCAAGGAACTGAAGGCGCAACTGGCTGATCTCGACCGCCAGATCCGCGACGAGGCCGGCAAGATCTCCCGCTCGCTCGACAGCGACGCGCGTATCGCCGACGGGCGGGTGCAGATGCTGAGCCAGAGCCTCGATCAGGCCAAGAAGCAGGCCACCTCCACCAATGGCCTCGATGTCCAGCTGCGGGCGCTGGAGCGGGATGCCAAATCGCAGCGCGACCTGCTGGAATCGTATCTCGCCAAGTACCGCGAGGCGAACACCCGTGAGTCGCTCGACACCCCGCCCGCGGATGGGCGGATCATCTCGCGGGCGGTGCTGTCCAACACGCCGGCGTATCCGAAGAAGCTGCCGATCGTGCTGATCGCCACATTGGCGACCTTGATGCTGACCTCGGGCGTGGTCATCACCGGCGAGTTGCTGCGCCTCACGGCTCCGCGTGCGGTGGGCCCAGCCGCCCCGGCCATGAGCAGCATGGCCGATGTCATGGTGCTCGCGGCGCGGGTCGAGCCGATGATCGCCCCGCGTACGGTCTCCGCATCGCCGGCCGTTGCACCACCATCGACGCCGGCGCCGGTTGAGGCCGCGCGTCCGGCTTCGGTACCGCCGCCCCCCACCGCCATGCAGCCAGCCGAGGCGCCGTCGGCCGAGCCGGTCAAGCCGGCGCCGCCACCGCCGAACGAGACCGAGCAACTCGCAGCCGATCTGCTCGGCGCGGGCGAGGGCGCCCGCAAGGTCACCGTGCTCGGCACGGTCGGCGGCGAGGCCGTCACGTCCACTGCGCTCGCGATCGCCCGCACCATGGCGGCGCAGGCGCGCGTGGTGCTGGTCGACCTCGCCGGCAGCCCGCAACTGCTTGCAGGCGTCTCGGTCGATCCGGCCGCGCCCGGGCTGATCGAGCTGATGCTGGGCGAGGCATCGTTCGCGTCCATCATCACCAAGGACCAGGCCTCGCGGCTGCACATCGTCAATGCCGGCCGTCCCGGCGCCGACCGCAGCCAACTGCAATCGCCGCGGCTCGCGCTTGCGATCGACGCACTGTTGCGCGTCTACGACCACGTCCTGCTCGACGCTGGCAATGCATCCGACCTGCCGGCCGAGCTGCTGACCGCGGGCGCGCGCGCCGTCGTCGTGCCCGATCCCAAGATGGCCGCCGAGGCGCGCAGCCAGATGGGCGAGCAGCTGCGCGAGGTCGGTTTCGGCGCCGTCACCATGCTGAAGGCACCGGCCGGAGGCGCCAACCGCAACCAGCCGGGGCCGCGCGGCGTCGCCGCCTAATCTTCGGCCCTCTCGTCAGCCTTGGCGGCGCCGCCACGCGATTGCAGCGCGCCGCGCAGCTGTTGCGCCAGACGGAACAGGGCAGGGCTGTGCTTGACGGCATGCTTGGCCCGTCCAACCGCAGCCATCGTCGTCGCGGCGACGCGACCCCGCGCGGTCAACGGCATGAAGCTGTCGAAGATCGGCTCGTCATCCTTGCAGAACATCCGCTTGTAGTCGTCCGATCCGATGCCGAGATCGAGGGCACGAAAATCCTGTTGCGCGTAGTGATCGATGATCGAGCGCATCAGGATCAGGCCGGGGCTCCAGCGCGCATTCTCCGACAACGTATAGGTGTTGAACATCATCGAGAAGCGCGCCCCGTCGGCGACGCCGGCAAACAATGCGATGATCTCGTCGTCGCAGCGCAGCGCGTGGATATCGATGGCGCGATGCCCGCAGTCGAGCTTTCCCATACAGGCGCTTCGCACGAATGCCTCGATGCCGGGCTCGGCGAATACGTTCGGCAGCCTCTGCTCGGCCATTCGGATCGGCTTGGTGCGGAAGAACCAGTCGAGCAGCTCGGCGATCTCGGCGTCGCTGCTTGCGACCATGTAGCGGTAGCCGGGCAGCGCCTGCAGCTTCTTTTCCTTGCTCTTCAGCCGCTTTCGGAACGAATTCGACAACAGCGCCGTCGGCGCAGCCCCCGGCGGCATCAACAGCACCGGACAGTCGTTCACCGACGGCTGGTGCGGCCATTGCGCCAGCGGATTGGCGAGATCGCGCCAGCGCTCCGGCTGCTGTGTCAAGGCGAGCAGGTCGACACCGCCGCGATCGCGCAGCCCTGCGAGCAGGACGTCGAGATCGCCGGCGCTGGCGCGCGCGGCGAATTCGCGATCCATCAGCGGCATGTTGAAGGTCGTATGCTTGCCGCCCATGAAGGTGGCGATGCGCACGCCGCGGGCGATGCGCACGCCGCGGGCGTGCCGCAACGTCAGCGGCAGCAGCAGCAGCGGGCGTTGCTCGGCATCACGCCCGATGACGATGAACGGCGTCGCATGTTCGCGCGCGCCGACGTCGCGCTGCCATGCGCCGAGCAGGTCGAAGCGCTGGTAGGGCGTCGAGACATGTTCGGGGACTTCGAGCGCGCGCCAGACCGGCTCGGCGGCAGCCAGATCGGACACGATGTCGACCCGCGCGAGCCCCGACGGCAGCCGCCGCGCGGGCGCCTGCGCCGTCCGGCTCTCGATCACGGCGGCCATGGTCATCGCGCTGCTCGCGTTGTCGTGGAATTTTGTTGCTTGACGTCCGGAGACCCTCGCAAAGAAGTCTCAACAAAAGGTAATGGCAATGACGTCGTCCCAAATCGGGAATGGCACAAACAAAGACCTGTTCAAATCGGCAGCGGCCACGCGATCTTGACGGCGGATGGTCGCTATCATCGGATGGCGGTGATCATGACGCGATCGCGCCACGGTCTGTCCGCATCAGGTGGGCGCGGACGGTCTGGTTTCAAGTGGGATTCGGGGAAGGGGCGCGGGAATTGTCGTCGGACAACAGGTGGCTGCGCAGCGCCCGGCTCGAGCTGGCCTATTTCAGCGGTGGCACGCTGCTCGCGTCGCGCGCCACGGGTGGCGCGGGCGCCGTGCTGCGGTTCGAGCGCGTGCGCCCGCGGCGCAAGGGCGCGTTCCAGCCGCTGAAATGCGCGGAGATCACCCCCGTTTTCCTCGACAAGGTGATCCGGGCGCTGAGGCGCTGGGGCTATGACATCGTCTCGCTCGACGAGGCCTGCGACCGCGCCGTGCGCCTTCCCCAAAGCAGCCGCTTCGCCTGCCTGAGCTTCGACGGCACCGCGAAGGACCTGATCACGCACGCCTATCCGGTGCTGGCGCGCCACGGCGTGCCGTTCACCGTTTACGTGCCCTCGGCCTTCCCCGATGGGCTCGGCGAAGCCTGGTGGCTGGCGCTGGAGGCCGTGATCGCGCGCGAGGCCCGCATCAGCCTTGTGATCGATCATCGTGAGCAGCGCTTCAACGTGGTCACGCCGGCCGAAAAATATGAGCTGTTCGCGTATCTTTCGGCGTGGCTGCGCAAGCTGCCTCCGGCCGAGCTGTCGATCGCGATCCGC
It encodes the following:
- a CDS encoding glycosyltransferase family 4 protein, whose protein sequence is MFRHILDLANGQVDRGHDVGIIADSLTGGERADAALAQIAPRLTLGVHRVPIHREPWPSDILALSRFHRLSRALAPDVLHGHGAKAGAFVRLLPHRPGTIRIYTPHGGSLHYPLDTLKGALYGRLERALMNRTDLFLFESAFARDTYERMIGHPNGLVNCVFNGVTAGEFDPVTPAQDQTDLAYVGEFRHIKGTDLLIDAVAQLRSRGRPLTLTLGGDGEEMSKLKAQVERLGLAAAVRFIGHVKARDGFSKGRLLVVPSRGDSMPYVVIEAGAAGVPMIAARVGGIPEIFGAHDDAMFMPGNATALADAIAAALDDPATAQLRAKALRERIFQHFSQKAMVEGVLDSYREAFTKT
- a CDS encoding GNAT family N-acetyltransferase is translated as MTMAAVIESRTAQAPARRLPSGLARVDIVSDLAAAEPVWRALEVPEHVSTPYQRFDLLGAWQRDVGAREHATPFIVIGRDAEQRPLLLLPLTLRHARGVRIARGVRIATFMGGKHTTFNMPLMDREFAARASAGDLDVLLAGLRDRGGVDLLALTQQPERWRDLANPLAQWPHQPSVNDCPVLLMPPGAAPTALLSNSFRKRLKSKEKKLQALPGYRYMVASSDAEIAELLDWFFRTKPIRMAEQRLPNVFAEPGIEAFVRSACMGKLDCGHRAIDIHALRCDDEIIALFAGVADGARFSMMFNTYTLSENARWSPGLILMRSIIDHYAQQDFRALDLGIGSDDYKRMFCKDDEPIFDSFMPLTARGRVAATTMAAVGRAKHAVKHSPALFRLAQQLRGALQSRGGAAKADERAED
- a CDS encoding undecaprenyl-phosphate glucose phosphotransferase; its protein translation is MLDAAAATAASTAAADKPAVERRRRLSPAALAVANQKVHRAYSPIVLAGIVRITDFVLLSVVGSVVYFGYVVPLSGFHWEYLVAIVGLAVSAVVCFQAADIYQIQVFRAQVRQMTRMISSYCFVFLLFIGLSFFAKIGSEVSRLWLAAFFFVGLGALIASRVVLRNLIRSWARQGRLDRRTIIVGADQSGEDLVRALKAQDDSEIEILGVFDDRNDSRSLEACAGAPKLGKVDDIVEFARRTRVDLVLFALPISAETRILDMLKKLWVLPVDIRLSAHTNKLRFRPRSYSYLGAVPTLDVFEAPITDWDLVMKMLFDRLVGGLILLLALPVMALVALAIKLDSPGPVLFRQKRFGFNNERIDVFKFRSLYHHQADPTASKVVTKNDPRVTRVGRFIRKTSLDELPQLFNVVFKGNLSLVGPRPHAVQGKLQNRMFDEAVDGYFARHRVKPGITGWAQINGWRGEIDNQEKIQKRVEFDLYYIENWSVLFDLYILLKTPLALMTKSENAY
- a CDS encoding O-antigen ligase family protein translates to MAVTAAAEEFASRPMAPPGVVALQRTLVWLVGVSGAIVFIEPSPYELVTLASAAVFFATGIRLRLVFLPLLLLLVLVNLGYTISAIPLLDDSKIATWIATSWYMAFTAIFIAMLTSDDTEARLDMLRRGLVMGGAIAALAGVAGYFHLVPGGYDLLTLYGRARGTFKDPNVLGAFLILPALLALQNVVTARFAATLRASFALGVMALAILLAFSRAAWGGLVLTAAFMLAMMVLTSQTRGERSRIIFMTLAAAVAGIVLIGVLLSIDSIADMFKQRASFDQSYDEGRFGRFGRHILGADMALDLPFGIGPLQFHNYFPEDTHNSYLNAFMSGGWLSGICYPALVFTTVILGFRYLFVRVPWQRTYIAVFSAFLGTVGESFIIDTDHWRHFFLMLGTMWGMIAATRAHQAEANRSAGIGPHIAAY
- a CDS encoding polysaccharide deacetylase family protein, yielding MSSDNRWLRSARLELAYFSGGTLLASRATGGAGAVLRFERVRPRRKGAFQPLKCAEITPVFLDKVIRALRRWGYDIVSLDEACDRAVRLPQSSRFACLSFDGTAKDLITHAYPVLARHGVPFTVYVPSAFPDGLGEAWWLALEAVIAREARISLVIDHREQRFNVVTPAEKYELFAYLSAWLRKLPPAELSIAIRDLCARHSVDLAGLSRESSMDWTDIARLAADPNVTIGSATVHYSVLANLRDADAQREITMGKAVLETALRRPVRHMAYPFGDRYSFRRSDVVLAEQAGFVSAASTMPGVVQSEGRTHLHMLPRIAWDGRSRSLRALKVLMAGITLPREKSAPQPKLDLG
- a CDS encoding lipopolysaccharide biosynthesis protein, whose amino-acid sequence is MRLAFWRAGEKTQVDGASVRPVTGSPSSAEPGPAGDLDLRLVGRALARKRGFILLPTLLALVLSITAVNMITPRYKSEARILIDGRENVFVRPNGERTEERTALDAEAVTSQVQLVLSRDLARDIIAKNRLGELPEFDPVLRGVSPLKSVLAMVGLVKDPLAMTPDERVMDAYYERLTVYAVDKSRVLVVEFQSQDPALAAKVANSIADGYLVVQQNARQAQAKSASQWLAGEIQGLRKKVEEAESRVEEFRAKSNSFMGTNNTSLSNQQMGEVNTQLNNARALKSDAETKARLIREMLQSGQPIEASEVLNSELMRRLSEQRVSLRAQLAEQSSTLLDNHPRIKELKAQLADLDRQIRDEAGKISRSLDSDARIADGRVQMLSQSLDQAKKQATSTNGLDVQLRALERDAKSQRDLLESYLAKYREANTRESLDTPPADGRIISRAVLSNTPAYPKKLPIVLIATLATLMLTSGVVITGELLRLTAPRAVGPAAPAMSSMADVMVLAARVEPMIAPRTVSASPAVAPPSTPAPVEAARPASVPPPPTAMQPAEAPSAEPVKPAPPPPNETEQLAADLLGAGEGARKVTVLGTVGGEAVTSTALAIARTMAAQARVVLVDLAGSPQLLAGVSVDPAAPGLIELMLGEASFASIITKDQASRLHIVNAGRPGADRSQLQSPRLALAIDALLRVYDHVLLDAGNASDLPAELLTAGARAVVVPDPKMAAEARSQMGEQLREVGFGAVTMLKAPAGGANRNQPGPRGVAA
- a CDS encoding saccharopine dehydrogenase family protein, whose product is MTSAKFDIVVYGATGFTGQLVAEYLAARGSGEAKLTWAMAGRSRDKLAKVRDAVGAPPDLPLIVADSSDPGSIRTMVDQARLVLTTVGPYQLYGADVLAACVAAGTDYVDLCGEPLWMRQMIEKHRDEAEHSGARILFSCGFDSVPFELGVLFVQQQAKQVLGAPQPRVKGRIRGMSGSLSGGTSASAKATAAALTADLSLVAIMKDPFALTPGFTGPKQPPANRPIYEEDLQSWAAPFAMALVNTRNVHRANVLMGFPYGQDFVYDEMVLTGDGEEGQANAKLVMAANAEKTGPNAPKVGEGPSKEMRDNGYFDLSYVAVSPDGRRVCASVKGKGDPGYGLTARMISECAIGLQRDGAVVKGGFWTPGAALGDSLIKRLVDHAGLTFTVED